Proteins encoded together in one Cataglyphis hispanica isolate Lineage 1 chromosome 17, ULB_Chis1_1.0, whole genome shotgun sequence window:
- the LOC126856150 gene encoding solute carrier family 66 member 2 has product MLKHVTMDDTYELNLKNVVGWVASSALIFGAVIPYVPQYKEIKRKEDAEGFSLYVCLTLLIANTLRILFWFGKRYELPLLLQSLLMIVAMFVMIKLCINVQNRTQIIKSKERVLTDLDARFFWKWTDFKSYLGFMILFAGIGGLLTYLFMDIPMFIEVVGFLAVLIEAMLGVPQFLRNSSNKSTVGMSIAMVAMWTVGDIFKTCYFVLRHTPVQFQVCGALQVTIDFAILAQVYLYKINNNVHTRAPIRSD; this is encoded by the exons ATGCTGAAACACGTAACGATGGATGACACATACGAGCTGAACTTGAAGAACGTAGTCGGCTGGGTCGCGTCCAGCGCGTTAATTTTCGGCGCGGTTATACCGTACGTGCCGCAATACAAGGAGATCAAGAGGAAGGAGGACGCGGAAGGATTTTCCCTCTATGTTTGTCTTACCCTTTTAATCGCCAACACGCttcgtatattattttg GTTTGGCAAACGTTATGAGCTTCCACTTTTATTGCAAAGTTTACTCATGATTGTGGCAATGTTTGTTATGATTAAGCTCTGTATTAATGTGCAAAACAGGACACAAATAATCAAATCGAAAGAGCGTGTACTTACAG atTTGGACGCTAGATTTTTTTGGAAATGGACAGACTTCAAGTCCTATCTAGGTTTTATGATTCTTTTTGCCGGTATAGGCGGTttgttaacatatttatttatggataTACCAATGTTTATTGAAGTTGTTGGGTTCTTGGCGGTATTGATAGAGGCTATGTTAGGAGTTCCACAATTTCTTCGTAATTCTTCTAACAAATCGACTGTAGGGATGAG CATAGCTATGGTCGCAATGTGGACTGTgggagatatttttaaaacatgttattttgttttgaGACATACACCCGTACAATTTCAGGTGTGCGGTGCTCTCCAAGTCACGATTGATTTTGCTATTTTAGCACAAGTGTACctttataagattaataacaaTGTACATACAAGAGCTCCTATAAGATCAGACTGA
- the LOC126856141 gene encoding protein halfway, which produces MQWLVMIMCLYAGVASARTEEEDQQQASNGVSSSLPERCFYRQPIDCPDKANCTRITLVNEPNSDGALCCNTDKQALEQGLREIKFYLSNITHVHIRNATLDVFNASETRWRTLKSLAITDGRIRKVHGQFLIMTPTQCLNLSNNALMEIENNSLTRLVQLTTLDLSYNKLTHLPALNTMNGREFWLDISGTNTLSCHDVYQYINKTGEKQITFNRENETVCSSLATWHWFNTTERVPLTQVLYLSSLQTECPKGDTWQCQCDIKRLDIIEGKPPTHAVNVDCSGMQLTELPEKLPQNTIALNVSYNNITVLDDLSTNPCYEDLREFYADYNNISSINKLEGSKFLDNYALLSLRYNKIKSLPTYILSPSAHHKNFLSSRNLVRLGGNKLHCDCNTAKYLKAWLQTRILDADEVMCENVKEKVIDLEPSKMCVYPGDWTDYIYYIIATEVILLIGLIAKVSYDYWVFKTAGYLPWPANKMPKLPCDWLFET; this is translated from the exons ATGCAGTGGTTAGTCATGATAATGTGCCTATATGCTGGAGTAGCTAGCGCACGTACAGAGGAGGAAGATCAACAGCAGGCGTCGAATGGAGTCTCAAGTTCTCTTCCAGAACGATGTTTTTATAGGCAGCCAATAGACTGTCCTGATAAAGCTAACTGCACGAGGATCACACTTGTGAATGAACCCAATAGCGACGGTGCACTTTGCTGTAATACAGATAAACAGGCTTTAGAACAAGGTCTTCGTGAGATAA aattttatctttcaaatataacGCATGTACATATACGTAATGCAACTTTGGATGTATTTAACGCAAGCGAAACTCGTTGGAGGACACTGAAATCTCTGGCCATAACTGATGGCAGAATCAGAAAGGTACATGGGCAATTTCTCATAATGACGCCCACACAGTGCCTGAATCTCTCTAATAATGCGCTCatggaaatagaaaataattcgcTGACACGATTAGTGCAGCTCACCACTTTGGATCTATCTTATAATAAACTGACTCATCTTCCAGCTTTGAATACAATGAATGGTCGAGAATTTTGGTTAGACATTTcag GAACAAATACACTTTCGTGCCATGatgtatatcaatatatcaataaaacggGCGAAAAGCAAATCACTTTTAATCGCGAAAATGAGACAGTGTGTTCTTCCTTGGCGACGTGGCATTGGTTCAACACCACCGAACGCGTACCTCTTACGCAAGTGCTTTATCTCAGTTCG TTGCAAACGGAATGTCCAAAAGGTGATACCTGGCAATGTCAATGTGATATTAAAAGACTGGATATTATCGAGGGCAAGCCACCTACTCATGCTGTAAATGTTGACTGCAGTGGAATGCAATTGACAGAATTACCTGAGAAATTGCCACAAAATACAATAGCACTTAATGTTTcctataataat ATCACTGTTCTAGATGACCTGAGCACTAATCCGTGTTACGAAGATTTACGAGAGTTTTATGcagattacaataatatttcttcaataaaCAAACTGGAGGGTTCAAAGTTTCTGGATAATTATGCTTTGCTGAGcttacgatataataaaattaaatca ctGCCAACATACATATTAAGTCCAAGCGCACATCATAAGAATTTCCTGAGTTCAAGAAACCTGGTTAGACTAGGAGGCAATAAATTGCATTGCGACTGTAATACTGCAAAGTATTTAAAG gCCTGGTTGCAAACACGAATATTAGATGCTGATGAAGTAATGTGTGAAAATGTAAAGGAAAAAGTTATTGATCTAGAGCCATCAAAGATGTGTGTGTATCCAGGAGACTGGacggattatatatattatattattgctacCGAGGTGATACTTTTAATAGGCTTGATAGCCAAAGTGTCATATGATTATTGGGTATTCAAGACAGCAGGATATCTTCCATGGCCAGCGAATAAAATGCCAAAATTACCATGTGATTGGCTGTTTGAAACGTAG
- the LOC126856136 gene encoding probable ATP-dependent RNA helicase DDX52 produces the protein MDAHDLFKKLSAGAKFDLKRFRHDAEKFQMVRPKKNDVSVKNEKIDDELLEPENNIDNSAKRKRCKDENEDVEGITLLNELSVRDESGSVKKRKKIATADKILKLEQEKVNQMRNINRISVTGSHVPKLILEFDELRTNYQVPVNLLKNMKDSGYMIPTPIQMQAIPVMLEGRQILACAPTGSGKTAAFLLPIIHSLRGPQKKGFRAVILSPTRELAKQTYRECLKLSEGYDFRIHIIGKINQALTKYGPSSSQKFDILITTPKRLVFLLNQDPPAISLSNVEWLIVDEADKLFEDGIRGFREQLDEITRACTNTDLRRAMFSATNTPAVSKWCRRNMKGLITVTVGHRNAATDMVDQEILFVGSEQGKLLAFRNMIQKGISPPVLVFVQSKERAQELFNELIYDGINVDVIHADRTTTQRDNIVRCFREGQIWILICTELMSRGIDFKGVNLVINYDFPPSAISYIHRIGRTGRAGHKGKAITFFTRQDTVNLRSIAAVMRASGCDVPDYMLAMKKHSKKERRKLERTAPTRERILTVPMYKQRKRNSHEIEKKLKLKKET, from the exons ATGGATGCTCacgatctttttaaaaaactttcagCCGGTGCAAAATTCGATTTAAAACGTTTTCGACATGATGCAGAAAAATTTcag atgGTAAGACCAAAGAAAAATGACGTGAGCGTTAAGAATGAAAAGATAGATGATGAATTGTTAGAGCCTGAGAATAACATAGATAATAGTGCAAAACGAAAGCGTTGCAAGGATGAAAATGAAGATGTTGAAGGGATAACATTGCTGAATGAACTGTCAGTAAGAGATGAAAGCGGTTCAgttaaaaaacgtaaaaagatTGCAACTGCGGACAAGATATTGAAGCTAGAGCAAGAAAAG GTAAATCAAATGAGGAATATAAATCGCATTTCAGTCACGGGTAGTCATGTacctaaattaatattagaatttgaCGAATTAAGAACAAATTATCAAGTGCCAGTAAACTTATTGAAGAATATGAAAGATAGTGGATATATGATTCCAACGCCAATACAAATGCAAGCAATACCAGTTATGTTAGAG GGTAGACAAATACTGGCATGTGCTCCAACAGGATCTGGAAAAACTGCGGCATTTTTGTTACCTATTATTCACAGCTTACGGGGACCACAAAAAAAAGGTTTTCGTGCTGTTATTTTAAGTCCTACGAGGGAATTAGCCAAACAGACATATAGAGAATGTCTAAAATTGAGTGAAGGTTATGATTTTAGAATTCATATAATTGGCAAAATAAATCAGGCTCTTACCAAATATGGACCCTCAAGTTCGCAAAAGTTTG atattttaattaccacACCAAAACgattagtttttcttttaaaccaAGATCCTCCGGCCATTTCGTTAAGCaa CGTGGAGTGGTTGATTGTGGATGAAGCTGATAAGCTTTTTGAAGATGGGATACGCGGATTTAGAGAACAATTAGATGAGATTACGAGAGCTTGCACTAATACAGATTTACGTCGGGCTATGTTTAGTGCAACAAACACCCCCGCAGTTTCAAAATGGTGTCGCCGTAATATGAAAGGACTCATAACAGTAACAGTTGGACACag AAATGCAGCTACAGATATGGTGGATCAAGAAATCTTATTTGTTGGTAGCGAACAAGGCAAATTGTTGGCATTTAGAAATATGATACAGAAG gGTATATCACCACCAGTCTTGGTATTTGTGCAAAGTAAAGAGCGAGCTCAAGAGCTTTTCAATGAGCTTATATATGATGGAATTAACGTGGACGTTATTCACGCCGATAGAACAACAACGCAG CGAGACAATATCGTACGTTGCTTCAGAGAAGGACAGATCTGGATCTTGATTTGTACAGAACTGATGAGCAGAGGCATAGACTTTAAAGGCGTAAATCtcgttataaattatgattttccgCCGTCCGCCATCTCTTACATTCACAGAATAG GTCGTACTGGCCGCGCCGGTCACAAGGGAAAGGCCATAACGTTTTTCACTCGACAGGATACAGTAAATTTGCGAAG TATCGCGGCTGTTATGCGAGCATCTGGATGCGATGTACCAGATTATATGTTGGCTATGAAGAAGCACAGTAAGAAAGAACGTCGCAAGCTTGAACGTACGGCACCTACACGTGAAAGGATATTAACCGTTCCCATGTACAAGCAACGTAAACGGAATTCGCACGAAATTGAGAAGAAACTGAAGCTAAAGAAGGAAACATAG